GGCGACGGCAGGGTCGCCGGATCGTTCTTGTTCCCACCATGGGCTTTCTGCACGAAGGGCACCTGGCCCTGATGCGGAAGGCGTTGACACTGGGTGATGTGACGGTCGTGAGCGTCTTCGTCAACCCGACCCAGTTCGGTCCAGGCGAGGATTTCGAGCGGTATCCCAGGGACCCGGAGCGCGACTTCCGGATGATCGAGGAGGTCGGGGTTGATGCGGTTTTCTGCCCCAGCGCCGAGGCGATGTATCCGCAGGGGTACCAGACCTTCGTGGAGGTGACCGAGGTGAGCGGACCGCTTTGCGGCGAAAGACGCCCCGGTCATTTCCGCGGAGTGGCTACGGTGGTGGCGAAGCTTTTCAACATCGTGAAACCTCATGCAGCCGTTTTCGGCGAAAAGGACTTTCAGCAACTGGTGGTGATCCGGCGGATGGTGGGGGATCTCAATATGGACGTGGAGGTGGTGGGCCATCCCACCGTCCGCGAGGCGGATGGACTCGCCATGAGCAGCCGCAACATCTACCTGTCCGAAGACGAACGGCGGGATGCATTGAAGCTTTCGCAGGCTCTCAAAGAAGCCGCCGAGCTGGTCGATGCCGGCGAAAGACGCGCCGAGGTGATTCTAGAACGAGTGAGAGATGTCCTCCAGTCGGGCCGACATATCAGGATCGATTACGCGGAGTTGAGGGAACCGGACTCGCTCCGGGCGAGGTCCCGGATCGACGGGCCGACGCTCCTCGCCTTGGCCGCCCATGTGGGGAAGGCGAGGCTCATCGACAACCGCGTTCTGAATCCAGCCTGATTTCTATGAACCGGGGAAGAGGCTCCGGTTTTCCAGGGGAGGATCGACCATGCAACGGCGAATGCTCAAATCCAAGATCCACCGGGCTCGCGTGACCGACGCGAACCTGGACTACGAAGGCAGCATCACCATCGACGAGAGACTCATGGAGGCGGCCGACATCCTGCCTTTCGAGCAGGTGAAAGTGTACAACATTTCGAACGGAGCGCGCTTCGACACCTACGCGATTCCGGGGCCGGCCGGCGGGGGGGATATGTGCCTGAACGGGGCGGCGGCTCGATTGGGAACCCGGGGAGACCTGATCATCGTCGCGACGTACGCCGATTACGACGACGCCGAAGCCCGGGCGTACAAGCCTACAATCATCCTGGTGGGGCCGGACAATCAACTCAAAACGGCTGCGGAGTGAAATTGGCTCTTTTCAAGTCCATAAAGAGCAGGATCAAGGCTTACTTCGTCGCGGGGCTGCTGGCCGTAGTCCCGCTTTCCTTCACGGTTTACGTGATTTCCATCCTGTTGAAGCACGGTGACAAGGTCTTCAACCTGCTTCCGGAACGCTTCAACCCGCGCACCTATATCTCTTATCCGATTCCCGGACTCGGAATCGCCGTGGTGCTCGTGTTGATCCTGCTCACCGGCGTTCTGGTCAAGAACTACGTGGGCGGGAGGATTATGGACATCGGCGAACGGATCGTCTACCGGATTCCCTTGGTCCGACCCGTTCACAGCGCGGTGAAGCAGCTGCTGATTGCGATTTTTTCGCAGTCGGACGAGAGCTTCAAGCGGGTGGTGCTGGTGGAATACCCGCGTCGCGGGATGTACGCCATCGGCTTCGTCACCGGGGTGTCCACGGGGGAGGTCCAGGCGGTCACCGATGAACGGGTGATCAACATCTTTCTTCCGACAACACCCAACCCCACCTCGGGCTTCTACCTGCTGGTGCCGGAAAGGGATACCATTGCGCTCGCCATGACGGTGGAAGACGCGTTCAAGCTGCTCATTTCGGGGGGGCTGGTGAGCCCCAACGCCGACAACGCCGACAACGCCGACAACGCCAAGAAGAACCGCCGGAACCAGGTGAGCATGGCTCAGCAACCCTAATCATTCAACCTACTCAAACGGGAGTGATCGATCCATGTCCATGAGCAGTTACCTTTTCTCCTCGGAGTCCGTGACGGAGGGCCATCCCGACAAGGTTGCGGACCGCATTTCGGACAGCATTCTGGATGCCATCATCACCGAAGACAAGTCGGCGAGGGTGGCCTGCGAAACGCTGGTCACAACTGGTCTTGCCTTTGTGGCCGGGGAGATCACCACGTCGGCCTGGGTGGACCTTCCCGAAGTCGTTCGCCAAACGATCCGGGACATCGGTTACAACGATTCCTCCATGGGCTTCGACTGGGAGACCTGCGCGGTGATAACCAGCATCGACAAGCAGTCGCCGGATATCGCCATGGGAGTGAATCCCGGCGAGGGGCTCTTCGAGGAGCAGGGGGCGGGCGACCAGGGGATAATGTTCGGCTTCGCCTGCGACGAAACGCCGGTCCTCATGCCCATGCCTATCTATTACGCCCACCGGATCACGCGCAAATTGGCGGAAGTACGCAAAAACGGCGTGCTCAAGTTTCTCCGGCCGGACGGGAAAAGCCAGGTAACTATCGAGTACCATGATCATCGGCCCGTGCGCGTCGACACCATCGTGGTGGCGGCACAGCACTCGCCCGACGTTACCTACAAGACCATCCAGGAAGGCATCATCGAAGAGGTGATCAAGAAGGTGGTTCCCTTGGAGCTGATAGACGCAAAGACGCGCTTTTTCATCAATACCACGGGTCGGTTCGTGGTGGGTGGGCCTATGGGCGACTGCGGGCTTACCGGTCGCAAGATCATCGTCGACACCTACGGGGGGCAGGGGAGTCACGGCGGCGGGTGCTTTTCCGGCAAGGACCCCAGCAAGGTGGATCGGAGCGCTTCCTACATGGCCCGCTACGTGGCCAAGAACATCGTTGCGGCCGGACTGGCCGATCGAGTGGAAGTGCAGGTGGCCTACAGCATCGGGGTCGCCGAACCGGTATCGCTCATGATCGATTCCTACGGGACATCGAAAATTCCTCCCGACGAAATCGCCAAGTTGGTCCGGAAGCATTTCAGCTTCAAGCCCGCCCGGATGATCCAAGACCTGAAGCTTCTGCGCCCCATTTACAAGAAGACGTCGTGTTACGGGCATTTCGGCCGGAACGACCCGGATTTCACCTGGGAAAAGATCGACAAGGCGGACGATCTCAGGGAAGATGCCGGAAAGTTCGGCGCCTGAAATAAAGGCCGCCGTGTGGAGCGGCCGCAAACGGGTTGAAAGGGAGGATGCATGGACTATCACGTCAAGGACGAGGCTCTGGCGGAGAAGGGCAAGCTTCGGATCGAATGGGCCGCTCAATCGATGCCGGTGTTGCGCTCGATACGAGAACGTTTCGAACGGGAAAAGCCGCTCCAGGGAGTGCGCGTTGCGGCCTGCCTGCACGTCACCACGGAAACTGCCTACCTGGCCCAGGCGCTCAAGGCGGGAGGCGCCGAGATCCGGGTCTGCGCTTCGAATCCGTTGAGCACCCAGGACGACGTGGCGGCGTCGCTGGTGGTTCACGACCGCATTCCGGTCTTTGCCATCAAGGGGGAGGACAAGGACACTTACTACCGGCACATCCATGCGGCCCTGGGTCACAAGCCCGCGATCACCATGGACGACGGAGCCGACCTGGTGAGCACCCTCCATTCCGACCGCCGGGACCTGCTGGAAGGACTGATCGGCGGAACCGAAGAGACGACCACGGGAGTGATCCGGCTTCGAAGCATGGCCGAGAAGGGGGTGTTGCGGTATCCCATCATTGCGGTCAACGACGCGGACACCAAGCACCTTTTCGACAACCGGTACGGAACGGGTCAGAGCACCATCGATGGAATCGTCCGGGCCACCAACCGGCTCCTTGCGGGATCCATTTTCGTGGTGAGCGGGTACGGGTGGTGCGGCCGAGGTGTCGCCATGCGGGCGGCGGGCATGGGTGCCCGGGTGGTGGTAACCGAAGTGGACCCGCTCCGGGCCCTGGAGGCCGTCATGGACGGCTACCAGGTGCTTCCCATGGCGGAAGCGGCCCCCATCGGCGACTTCTTCTGTACCCTCACGGGAGACATCCACGTCATTGGCCGGGAACACTTCCAAGCGATGAAAGACGGCGCCATCGTGTGCAATTCCGGCCACTTCAACGTGGAAATAGACCTTGAGACCCTGGCGTCGCTTGCCGTTTCACGGCGGACCATCCGCGATTTCGTGGAAGAATTCCGGATGGAAGACGGGCGCCGCATATACGTCCTGGGGGAAGGACGCCTCATCAACCTGGCCGCCGCCGAAGGGCATCCTTCCAGCGTCATGGACATGAGCTTCGCCAACCAGGCCCTTTGCGCCGAATACATGGTGAAAAACGCCGCGCGGCTGGAAAGGCGCGTGTACCGGGTGCCGGAAGCCATCGATCGGGAAATCGCCCGGCTCAAGTTGGAATCCATGAACATCGCCATCGACCGGCTCACCCCGGAACAGGAAAAGTACCTCCATTCCTGGGAAATGGGCACCTGAGGCGGACGCATGGCTTTCGGGACGCCACGGTTCCTCTGGATCCTGCTCTGGAGCATGGCGGCGGTGGTCCTTCTGGGGGCGTGTACCCGCGAACCCGCAGAAGAGAAGCTCCTTCCGCCCGGGCTCGAACCCCTGGAAACCCGGGAAGTTCCGGCATTCATCGACGACCTGGATCGAGGTTCCCTGGAAGAGGCTCTGCGCCGATCACTCGAATACTACGAGCGGCTTCCCGGGGACCGGATCCTGGAATGCGGCGGGCTGAAAATCCCCGCCGGGCGCCTGAAGGCGACCGTGGCGCTCTTCCTGGAACTGCTGGCGGCCGGAGACCTGGATCGCGAGAAACTTCTGGAACATTTCCAGGTGCTTGCCTATCGCTCGCGTGAAGAGTTGGAAACGATCCTGGTCACGGGTTACTATGAACCGGTCATTGAGAGCCGCCGGCACCGGGACGAGGTGTTCCGCCACCCGCTTTACGCGCTCCCCCCGGATCTTGTCCAGGTCCGACTTGAACTGTTCGATCCCGAACGCTTCAACAACGTGCGGCCGCCCGTGGGAAGGCTCAACGGACGCTACCTGGTTCCTTATCCCACCCGCTCCGAAATCGACTGGGCGGGAGCCCTGTCGGATTGCCAATGCGAGTTGGCCTGGCTCAAGGACCCCGTGGAAGCGTTTTTCCTCCACGTGCAGGGGTCCGGTATGCTGGTTTTTCCGGACGGCTCCAGGCGGCGGATCGGCTATGCGGGGTCCAACGGCCACCCATACCGAAGCATCGGAAAATATCTGATCGAAACCGGTTCCGTGCCGAGCGATGTCATGTCGCTCCAGGCCATCCGGGACTTTCTCCACGAGCACCCCGAACGAATTCAGGAAGTCCTTTCGGTGAATCCCGGTTACGTTTTTTTTCGTTGGGTGGACGAAGGGCCGTTGGGGAGCCTGAGTGTCCCGCTGACGGCGGGCCGGTCGGCGGCCCTCGACCCCGCGTGTTACCCCAAGGGGATCGTCGGCTTCCTGGAAACCGAACAGCCCGTGCTGGACGATTCGGGGGAAGTGAAGGGGTGGGCGCCGCTCAGGCGCTGGGTGGTGAACCAGGACACCGGCGGCGCCATCAAGGGACCGGAGCGCCTGGATCTCTTCTTCGGGTCGGGCGAAGAAGCGGGACGACGCGCCGGCCGCATGAAGCAATCCGGAAAGCTGGTGATTCTTCTAAAGAAATAGCCGAATCCCGCCGATCTTTACATCATCGTTCGGCCGTGCTGTTCCAGCAGCATGTGGTGGAGGATGACCATCTCGTCGAAGGAACGGCAAAGGGCGGTCACGGCCTGAATCGCGGCGTCGCGGTCGCCTTCGGACGGGGAATCCAGGAATTCCAGGACCACTCTCTGCGCGTTCCGAAATCGGTCGGTGGCCATTTCCCCCTGAAATTTGATACGCTGGAATAAGTCACGCGGCTCGGCCGTCTGTGCGAGTTCTACAAGTTCCCTGTATTTTCGGTCGTATTCCCGCGCCAAATCCAGGAGTTGCTCCAGATAACCGGGGCGGTTGGTTTCCATAAGGACCCTCTCTGGCCGAACAATCTTCGGCGCTGAAATGATGGAAAGGAGATTTTTTCGGAAACCCGTAACTCAAACCGAGGTTCAGAGCAAGCGCTTAAAGGCTGTTTGAGAGTACTGTTCTTGTTGTTCCCAAGCTCCAGCTTCGGAACACAACTGGGCGGAAGCTCCAGCTTCGATTCCCATGAAGCCGTGACCCATGCGAACCCGCTACAAAATCCTGTAGGAGCCGGCTTGCCGGCGATCAGGGTCAACGGAGCGTTGCCGGTTTTACGGGTCGCGGGCAAGCCCGCTCCTACCGATAGCGGAAAATCGGGGCGGCGCTCCTACAGGAACAAGGAATCTCGGGGCCCGACTTTCGTGAGCTTGTTTTTGGGCAAGCGCTTGACGTTTTCCAAGACCCGGGTTCCTAAACATGCGAGGCGGGACCCCGGAAGCCGGCCTTTCCGGCTCTTTCACCCATTTTTGGGGAAAACAGGTCTTAAGTGATGTATACGAAGACACTGGATATCACCGTATCCGAATCCGTCAGATTTCCCACGCAGGGCGTCGTCCCCTTGCTGCTCAACAAGATCCACGAAAGGCTCGTGTTTACCAATCCGGAATACGAGGTGCGCCACCTTCGCGGCGAATGGCTGGGAAACATCGCCCCGCAAATCCATTGTCTCCGGAAGACGGGCCGACACTACATCATTCCTCGAGGGTTCCTGGATCAGTTCCTGGAGCTCTGCGACAGGTTTCAGCAGCCTTATCGCCTCATCGACAGGCGCCGGGCGCTGGAACCGGTGGCCATGGAGTTTCACGGGCAGCTGAAGGACTACCAGCTGGAGGCCGCCGAAGGGGTGCTGGAGCGGGATTTCGCCACGCTGGTCGGCGGCTACAAGAGCGGCAAGACGGTCATCGGCCTCTATACCATAGCTCAGAGGCGCCAGCCGACTCTGATCCTGATCCCCCACCTGGATCTCATGGAAGGCTGGCTGACCAAGATCGAAAACTTCCTCCAGATTCCCAGAAAGGAAGTGGGGCTTTTCATCCGCGGAACCCACAGGCGGGGAGACCGCATCACGATCGCTCATACGGGAGAAATACTCCGCCAATGGAAAGCCTTGAAGGAACGGGTGGGCTACGTGATCTTGGACGAATGTCAGCGCTGCCCGTCCAAGGTCTTCACGCACCTGATCCCCAATTTCGACAGCCGCTACATGCTGGGGCTGACGAATTCGACTCAGCGCCGGGACCGTCTTTCACAGCTCATTTACATCTACCTCGGGGACGTAGTGTACAGCATCAGCGAAAAGGATGCGCGGGAGGGCCGGGGGGTGCTCCGGGCCCAGGTGATCGCCCGCACCACCGACTTCGACTATCCGTACGAGTCCCGGGCGGATTACCCGTCCATGATGAAGGCGCTCATGACCGATGAGGCTCGCAATCGCTTGATTGCCGACGATGTGGAAGCGGAGATCCGGGAAGGCAACGACCCGCTGGTGATCCTAACCGGGGGCGGTGAACAGGACCGCCAGCTCGGCAGGGAATTGGAACGGCGGGGAATCTCCGTCGTCGTGCAGGACCCTGAAGCGGAAGAGGAGGTGTCCGCCGGTGACGCGGGGAGGGTGGAACCGGTTTCCGACCGCCGGCCGGAAGAGCCGCCGGAGCACGGCGCGGGGGGAAGGAAGGCGATCCTGGTAACGCCGAAAGCCCTTGCGGAGTCTTCGCAGAAGCTGTCGGCGGACGTCCTTTTCCTGGCGGTGCCGGTCTATTTCCGAAGGGGATTGACCCATGCGGTCCGAAGTCTTCCGAGAAGTGGAAACGGGGACACGGGCACGCTGCCTCTGCGCATCTACGATTACGTGGACCAGAAGGTCGGGCTCTTCGAAAACTATTTTCGAATGCGCAGCTACAACTACGGCGCTCACCCCGATGCTCTGCTTGGCGATTGATTCGGGCCGCAGCCTCAAACCTCGCGGTGCGAACGAGGGCGAAACGGGCGAAAAGGGAGCCGTGGTGGCCATCGCGCCTTTCCTGGCCGGTTTTCCCGAAATCAGGACGCTGGGGGTTCGGCCTTCCATAGGAGATTACACCCAATGGGAACGGCGATGGATCCGCGACGCCCGACTGATCCTTTTCCCCACCCTCAGGTTTGCGCTCATCTTCGAAGCCGCCGGGAAGCGATGCTTTCCCGGATCATTCACCTACCGGTACCGGAGGTCCCGGATTCTGCAGCAGCTGTTCGTGCAATATCACGGGCTTCCGGCGGCTCGAAGCCGCATCTACTTCGGGCGGCAGCGAGCCCGTATCGCGGCGGACTTCCCCCCGCCTTGTGAACTGGCGGGTCCCGACCGAGCGGTTCATCCCGTCCGGCGCGTGGGCGCCGCCGAAGCCTTTCCCTCCTGGCGGACCCTTCCCAACCCGGTGATCGCCAGGGAGTCCTTGTCCTTCGACCGCCGCGTGCGGTTGCTGCTGGTCCACGGTCGCTGCCGGGGGATTCTGGAATCGGAGGAGAAAAGTGGCGAAGAATCCCTTTGGACGCCCGTGGATCGGCCGCCCGAAGCTGTAGCGGAGCTGGTTTTTCGGTCCGAACAGCTGGCCGGAGCGTCTGCAATCGACGATATCGTCTTCGAATGGGGACGTACCCCTGAGCGCTGGGTCTTTACCGACATGATCCGCCCCCCGAAGCAATGGCCGCTTCCTTCGGGAAGACTCCACCGCCACCGCCTGATCGGCGACCTGGTTCGGCAGAACCGCCTCTTCGCCGGTTTGTGACCTTTCTCTTCCCCGGTTCCTTTCCCCACCATATTCCTTGACACCCATCGCGGGGGTTAATAGAACCTTTGTGGACGGAGCGGGTTTTCGGCAAGGATGATGGTGGTCTTCCGCGTCATCGCTCCGGACGTGGAGCGGCACCATTGATCTATGAGGCCGTTGCGTCCCGCGGGCGCGATGATTTGATTATCGTGGAACGAACGGCCTCGACATCCGGGCTTACGTGAAGAGGGTGGGTTTCATGAGCGACGATATCTTGAAAGACTACGAGAAGGCTCAGGAAATGGCCCAGCGCCGGTTCCGAAAAGACGTTGACGGATTCCGTCACCGACGGCGCCTCGACCTGGAAGATCTATTAAGGACCGAACGGGAAAAGCCGGAAGAATTTCAGGACCCGGAAAAGATCGAGTGGATCCTCGCGGAACTCAAGCAGATCGACGACCAGGAGGGGTGAGTGAAGGGAAAGCGACCTGTGCCTGTGCGTTTCAAACCGGCTGTCCTGTTATGCTGCCTTGCGGCGCTGCTCTGCCTGTTGTGGCTTCCCGTTCCCGCGGAGAGTTCAGAAGCTCCCGGAATAGGGTCGGTGCCGGAGCGGGCGCTCGGCGCACACCGGCTTCGTGCGAAAGACGGTGACGCCTTCGTGGTTCTCCAAAACGGCCTCACCGTGCTGGTCCGTTCCAAGCCGGGAGGAAACGCGGTATCGGCGAGGGTTCTGGTCCGTGCCGGCTCCATCTACGAAGGTCCCTATCTCACAGGGGGACTGAGCCATTACCTGGAGCACGTGGTCTTTAGTGGAACCACGAAGTCCTTTACCGAGGATCAGGCGCGGAAACGCCTGGAAGAGCTGGGGGGAGCGTCCAACGCCTATACCAGCCACGATCGGACGGTTTACTTCATCAACACGTCCGCGGAAAACTGGCGTGAGGCTCTGGACCTTCTCCTGTCCTTCGTTCTAGAATGCACACTCGATCCAGCCGAGACGGCCCGCGAGAAAGCGGTCATCCAGCAGGAAATCCGCATGGGCGAAAACAGCCCGCAGCGGGAACTCTGGAAGCTCTTCATGCAGACCGCCTATCGGGTTCATCCCGTCCGGCACCCGGTGATCGGCTACGAAGAGGTTTTCGTCCGCCAGGACCGGGAGGCGCTCGCCCGCTACTACGACGAGCGCTACCAGCCTCAAAACATGGTGCTGGCCGTGGCCGGCGACGTGGACCCTTGGGAGGTCGTTCGCTTCGTGGCGGACAAGACGCGCTCGGTTGCCCGTTCATCGGCGGAACCCCTGGCGCTGCCGGAAGAATTTCCGCAGTTGACCTTGCGCTGGGAGGAGAAGGCGCTTCCCATGGCGCGCATGAACCAGGCCATGGTGGGGTTTCCCTCCGTCCGATTGACCCACGAGGATCTCTACGCCCTGGACGTCCTGGCCATTGTCGTCGGAGACGGCCGGACCGGCCGGCTTTATCGGAGGCTGAAGCACAGGGACAACAGCGTGCTGGATGTCGGGGCCTTCAACTGGACGCCGTCCTACGTGCCCGGGCAGTTCGTGATTTCACTCACCGTGCCCCCCGAAAATTGGCCCCGCGTCCTGGACGCGGTCAGAGAAGAACTCTCGGTCATCAAGGAATATGGGATCGACGACGAAGAACTGGAAAGGGCGAAGAAAAAAGTCATCGCCCAGCACGTCTTCGGCAAGGAGACGGCTTCCGAGGCGGCCGCATCCATCGGAGGCTCCTACTTCGATACCGGAGACCCTTATTTCGAAGACTCTTACGTGGAAGGCATCCGGGCCGTAACCCGGGACGACGTGAGGCGTACCGCCCGCAAGTATTTAGTGTTCGATCGCATGAATGTGGCCGTCATCACCCCCGGGGAAGACTCGGTGAGCCCTTCGGCGACGCCGCCCGGCGCTTCTTCCAGCGCCGATACCCCGGATGAGACGGAGTCGGTGATCGTCAGGCGGCCGGCCAACGGCCTCACCGTTCTCATGCGGGAAGATCACGAACTGCCGTACGCCACCGTTCAGATTTACACCCGCGGAGGGCTTCTCCTGGAGAAAGAAGGCGAGGAGGGGCTCGCCGCCATGACCGGTTCGCTTCTTACGGCGGGCACCCGAAGATACTCCAAGATGGAAATGGCGGAAAAGATCGAAAACGTCGGGGGCAGCCTGAACAGCGGCTGCGGGAACAACACCTGCTTCGTGTCCTCCAAGGTGCTCCGTGAAGACCTGGAATCGGCCCTGGACCTGGTTTCGAGCGCTCTGCTCGAACCCGTCTTCCCTGAAGAAGAAATCGAAAAGAAACGCAAGGAGACACTCCTTGCCATCGAACGGCAGGACGAGGACTGGCAGGCCGAGTTGATGCGCCTTTTCAGGAGCCATTTCTTCGGCAGCCATCCCTACGGTCACAACCGGCTCGGAACCGAAGCCTCGGTGAAGCGGTTCACGCGGGAACACATCCTGGCGTTTCATGCGCGCATGGCGCGGCCGGAGCGGACGGTGGTCGCCGTTTACGGCGACTTTAGGGCCGGCGAGGTGATGAAGACCGTCGAGAAGCTTTTCGGCAAGTGGCGCGGGGAGGCCGCCGGCGAACCCACTCGGCCCGACCCCGTGCCGCTTCTTACGGAAGACCGGGTCATCGTGAAGGAAAATGAAAAGACATCCGCCGCGCTCTTCGTGGGAACCAACGGGCTGCCCTTGAACGACC
This is a stretch of genomic DNA from Desulfoglaeba alkanexedens ALDC. It encodes these proteins:
- the panC gene encoding pantoate--beta-alanine ligase, producing the protein MRIIDSVREMQQQADDWRRQGRRIVLVPTMGFLHEGHLALMRKALTLGDVTVVSVFVNPTQFGPGEDFERYPRDPERDFRMIEEVGVDAVFCPSAEAMYPQGYQTFVEVTEVSGPLCGERRPGHFRGVATVVAKLFNIVKPHAAVFGEKDFQQLVVIRRMVGDLNMDVEVVGHPTVREADGLAMSSRNIYLSEDERRDALKLSQALKEAAELVDAGERRAEVILERVRDVLQSGRHIRIDYAELREPDSLRARSRIDGPTLLALAAHVGKARLIDNRVLNPA
- the panD gene encoding aspartate 1-decarboxylase: MQRRMLKSKIHRARVTDANLDYEGSITIDERLMEAADILPFEQVKVYNISNGARFDTYAIPGPAGGGDMCLNGAAARLGTRGDLIIVATYADYDDAEARAYKPTIILVGPDNQLKTAAE
- a CDS encoding DUF502 domain-containing protein — its product is MALFKSIKSRIKAYFVAGLLAVVPLSFTVYVISILLKHGDKVFNLLPERFNPRTYISYPIPGLGIAVVLVLILLTGVLVKNYVGGRIMDIGERIVYRIPLVRPVHSAVKQLLIAIFSQSDESFKRVVLVEYPRRGMYAIGFVTGVSTGEVQAVTDERVINIFLPTTPNPTSGFYLLVPERDTIALAMTVEDAFKLLISGGLVSPNADNADNADNAKKNRRNQVSMAQQP
- the metK gene encoding methionine adenosyltransferase, whose amino-acid sequence is MSMSSYLFSSESVTEGHPDKVADRISDSILDAIITEDKSARVACETLVTTGLAFVAGEITTSAWVDLPEVVRQTIRDIGYNDSSMGFDWETCAVITSIDKQSPDIAMGVNPGEGLFEEQGAGDQGIMFGFACDETPVLMPMPIYYAHRITRKLAEVRKNGVLKFLRPDGKSQVTIEYHDHRPVRVDTIVVAAQHSPDVTYKTIQEGIIEEVIKKVVPLELIDAKTRFFINTTGRFVVGGPMGDCGLTGRKIIVDTYGGQGSHGGGCFSGKDPSKVDRSASYMARYVAKNIVAAGLADRVEVQVAYSIGVAEPVSLMIDSYGTSKIPPDEIAKLVRKHFSFKPARMIQDLKLLRPIYKKTSCYGHFGRNDPDFTWEKIDKADDLREDAGKFGA
- the ahcY gene encoding adenosylhomocysteinase, whose protein sequence is MDYHVKDEALAEKGKLRIEWAAQSMPVLRSIRERFEREKPLQGVRVAACLHVTTETAYLAQALKAGGAEIRVCASNPLSTQDDVAASLVVHDRIPVFAIKGEDKDTYYRHIHAALGHKPAITMDDGADLVSTLHSDRRDLLEGLIGGTEETTTGVIRLRSMAEKGVLRYPIIAVNDADTKHLFDNRYGTGQSTIDGIVRATNRLLAGSIFVVSGYGWCGRGVAMRAAGMGARVVVTEVDPLRALEAVMDGYQVLPMAEAAPIGDFFCTLTGDIHVIGREHFQAMKDGAIVCNSGHFNVEIDLETLASLAVSRRTIRDFVEEFRMEDGRRIYVLGEGRLINLAAAEGHPSSVMDMSFANQALCAEYMVKNAARLERRVYRVPEAIDREIARLKLESMNIAIDRLTPEQEKYLHSWEMGT
- the mltA gene encoding murein transglycosylase A, which translates into the protein MAFGTPRFLWILLWSMAAVVLLGACTREPAEEKLLPPGLEPLETREVPAFIDDLDRGSLEEALRRSLEYYERLPGDRILECGGLKIPAGRLKATVALFLELLAAGDLDREKLLEHFQVLAYRSREELETILVTGYYEPVIESRRHRDEVFRHPLYALPPDLVQVRLELFDPERFNNVRPPVGRLNGRYLVPYPTRSEIDWAGALSDCQCELAWLKDPVEAFFLHVQGSGMLVFPDGSRRRIGYAGSNGHPYRSIGKYLIETGSVPSDVMSLQAIRDFLHEHPERIQEVLSVNPGYVFFRWVDEGPLGSLSVPLTAGRSAALDPACYPKGIVGFLETEQPVLDDSGEVKGWAPLRRWVVNQDTGGAIKGPERLDLFFGSGEEAGRRAGRMKQSGKLVILLKK
- a CDS encoding DEAD/DEAH box helicase, translated to MYTKTLDITVSESVRFPTQGVVPLLLNKIHERLVFTNPEYEVRHLRGEWLGNIAPQIHCLRKTGRHYIIPRGFLDQFLELCDRFQQPYRLIDRRRALEPVAMEFHGQLKDYQLEAAEGVLERDFATLVGGYKSGKTVIGLYTIAQRRQPTLILIPHLDLMEGWLTKIENFLQIPRKEVGLFIRGTHRRGDRITIAHTGEILRQWKALKERVGYVILDECQRCPSKVFTHLIPNFDSRYMLGLTNSTQRRDRLSQLIYIYLGDVVYSISEKDAREGRGVLRAQVIARTTDFDYPYESRADYPSMMKALMTDEARNRLIADDVEAEIREGNDPLVILTGGGEQDRQLGRELERRGISVVVQDPEAEEEVSAGDAGRVEPVSDRRPEEPPEHGAGGRKAILVTPKALAESSQKLSADVLFLAVPVYFRRGLTHAVRSLPRSGNGDTGTLPLRIYDYVDQKVGLFENYFRMRSYNYGAHPDALLGD
- a CDS encoding M16 family metallopeptidase encodes the protein MKGKRPVPVRFKPAVLLCCLAALLCLLWLPVPAESSEAPGIGSVPERALGAHRLRAKDGDAFVVLQNGLTVLVRSKPGGNAVSARVLVRAGSIYEGPYLTGGLSHYLEHVVFSGTTKSFTEDQARKRLEELGGASNAYTSHDRTVYFINTSAENWREALDLLLSFVLECTLDPAETAREKAVIQQEIRMGENSPQRELWKLFMQTAYRVHPVRHPVIGYEEVFVRQDREALARYYDERYQPQNMVLAVAGDVDPWEVVRFVADKTRSVARSSAEPLALPEEFPQLTLRWEEKALPMARMNQAMVGFPSVRLTHEDLYALDVLAIVVGDGRTGRLYRRLKHRDNSVLDVGAFNWTPSYVPGQFVISLTVPPENWPRVLDAVREELSVIKEYGIDDEELERAKKKVIAQHVFGKETASEAAASIGGSYFDTGDPYFEDSYVEGIRAVTRDDVRRTARKYLVFDRMNVAVITPGEDSVSPSATPPGASSSADTPDETESVIVRRPANGLTVLMREDHELPYATVQIYTRGGLLLEKEGEEGLAAMTGSLLTAGTRRYSKMEMAEKIENVGGSLNSGCGNNTCFVSSKVLREDLESALDLVSSALLEPVFPEEEIEKKRKETLLAIERQDEDWQAELMRLFRSHFFGSHPYGHNRLGTEASVKRFTREHILAFHARMARPERTVVAVYGDFRAGEVMKTVEKLFGKWRGEAAGEPTRPDPVPLLTEDRVIVKENEKTSAALFVGTNGLPLNDPRRPALDVLDALISGIGYPGGRLHEALRGGEADLVYVVHAFPFLGIDTGFFGVLTQTTMENLESVEAIVLDNLKRVAEEPVSNEEFQTAKEMVLTMHYLSLESLEAQAQSAAVNEVLGLGWDYDRRYPDMVRSVTADDILSLARELFTNTLVVKTLPVRMSRLQPRAAWISASNRWMFSRAKSMEGSSSRAMR